The following proteins are encoded in a genomic region of Paenibacillus sp. FSL R7-0273:
- a CDS encoding response regulator: MNKPLILVVEDDKPIRKLITTTLETQGYKYHTAETGEASILEAVSSQPDLMILDLGLPDMDGVEIIRKVRAWSNLPIIVVSARSEDRDKIDALDAGADDYLTKPFSVEELLARLRVSLRRIRYDSEKLQKDSSVFINGNLRIDYAAGCVYMGEEEIHLTPIEYKLLCLLAKNAGKVLTHNYILREIWGSLTYDVPALRVFMATLRKKIEKPPVQSKIIQTHIGVGYRMLQSGEESKLTQ, translated from the coding sequence TTGAATAAACCTTTGATTCTGGTTGTAGAGGATGATAAGCCGATCCGCAAGCTGATCACAACGACCCTTGAGACACAGGGCTATAAATACCACACGGCGGAGACCGGAGAAGCGTCGATTCTGGAGGCGGTATCCAGCCAGCCGGACCTGATGATTCTGGATTTAGGACTGCCTGATATGGATGGAGTGGAGATTATCCGCAAGGTACGGGCCTGGTCGAATCTCCCGATTATTGTGGTCAGCGCCCGCAGCGAGGACCGGGATAAGATTGATGCGCTGGATGCCGGGGCAGATGATTATCTCACGAAGCCGTTCAGTGTGGAGGAGCTGCTGGCCCGGCTGCGGGTCAGCCTGCGCCGTATCCGCTATGACAGTGAGAAGCTGCAGAAGGATTCGTCCGTTTTCATCAACGGGAATCTCCGGATTGACTATGCTGCCGGCTGCGTGTATATGGGCGAGGAAGAAATCCACCTGACCCCGATCGAATACAAGCTGCTCTGTCTGCTTGCCAAAAACGCGGGGAAGGTACTGACCCATAATTATATTTTACGGGAAATCTGGGGCAGTCTGACGTACGATGTGCCTGCACTGCGCGTATTTATGGCTACCCTGCGCAAAAAAATTGAAAAGCCTCCCGTGCAGTCCAAGATCATTCAGACCCATATCGGGGTCGGCTACCGGATGCTGCAGAGCGGGGAAGAGAGCAAGCTAACGCAATAA